The Bos indicus x Bos taurus breed Angus x Brahman F1 hybrid chromosome 21, Bos_hybrid_MaternalHap_v2.0, whole genome shotgun sequence genomic interval TGGAACTGGTAGAGGGGCCAGAGAATCAGTGCCGTGACGTAGAGGAGGACAGAGAGCACAGTCTGCACCCGCAGCAACCAGGGGAAGCGGAGGGGAAGCTTTTTGTCATTGTCACAGTCACACCCATTCATAAGGAAGTTCACGACCCCCAGGATGAAGCAGATGGCGTACACGGCCACACACCACTCCAGGGCTGGCTGGTGCAGGTACAGGTCAGTGTTGCAGACGAAGGCGAAGATGATGTTGGCCACATAGTTCTCCAGCCTCCTGAGCACACCTGGGAAGGTTGGCCAAAAGCAGTACATTCCACCGGGTCGTCGACAGACCCAGGCCACTTCGATGGCATAAAGCAGAGCAGCCACGCAGGAGAAGGCGGTGGCGGTGATGGCGCGATTCCGGGCGGGGCCTGGAGGAAAGACCTGGATGTAGGTAGGGCCGAAGATGACTGCAGCTGAGAGGCAGACGACGGCGAAGTAAGAGCAAAAGGCGTGAAGAACGCCATCCCAAGACAAGCGG includes:
- the LOC113880087 gene encoding myeloid-associated differentiation marker-like produces the protein MSSSSGWSLFLCSSTCLTLSLRVGQLLSTLLPILLTSQDTLKVGVINWCLFIWCICLSLTLLGFILELCSLFGLPLCNIQSLLRLSDKFQYHLRLSWDGVLHAFCSYFAVVCLSAAVIFGPTYIQVFPPGPARNRAITATAFSCVAALLYAIEVAWVCRRPGGMYCFWPTFPGVLRRLENYVANIIFAFVCNTDLYLHQPALEWCVAVYAICFILGVVNFLMNGCDCDNDKKLPLRFPWLLRVQTVLSVLLYVTALILWPLYQFHEKWGGQPQRSSDMSCGDHLNVFVCIWDQRLAVAILTGINLLVYVADTVYLVQEAFVGGSEGRESA